The Bradyrhizobium oligotrophicum S58 genome contains the following window.
CGACGCCGTCGAAGCCGGCGGCGATCGCGTTGCGCGCGGCCTGGCCGTAGGCGGCGACGATGCCGGGAATCTCATCCGTCTCCAGCGCACGCGGCGTCTCGTAGGCCGCGACCTTGCCGTCCGCGGTCATCGCCTTGAGATCGTCGGAGATCGCGATCGCCGACGGCGCCACCGGCAGCGCGCCGCCGGGCTGGAACGAGGAATGCGAGACGCGGCCGACATGCCAGAGCTGCAGGAAGATCACTCCGCCCTTGGCGTGAACGGCGTCGACGACGTGCTTCCAGCCGGCGATTTGCGCCTCGCTGTAGATGCCCGGCACGTTCGGGCTGCCGGTGCCGGTCGGCAGCACCGGCGTGGCCTCGGCGATGATCAGCCCGCCCGGCGTCGCACGCTGCGCATAATAGTCGACGTTCAGCGGCCGCGGCGCGAGCGTCGCCTTGTCGGCGCGCATCCGGGTCAGCGGCGCCATCACGACGCGATGCTCGAGGCGATAGGGTCCGATCGTGAGCGGTGAAAACAGTGCAGCCGGCATTTCTTCCCCGATTTCCATCATGTGGTTGTGGATTGGGGTCATCTTGTTCGCAAAAGATGATAGTGGCAATGTCCGCACCACCGTCGCGCGAGCAGACCATCCATGCCGAAACCGAGCGCCCTTCCCTCCCTCAGCCTGCGCATCGACCTCGATGACGGCAGCCGGATCGGGCCGGGCAAGATCGCGCTGCTGGAGAACATCGACAGGCACGGCTCGATCTCAGCGGCCGGCCGCGCCATGGACATGTCCTACAAGCGCGCCTGGGACCTCGTCGACGAGATCAACCGGGTGTGCCGGCAGCCCGTGGTGGCGCGGCAGACCGGCGGCAAGAACGGCGGCGGCGCTGCGCTGACGCCGTTCGGCGCGCTGCTGGTCGAGCGCTACCGCCGCATCGAGCGCGACGCCGCGAATGCCGTGAAGAAGGATCTCGCGGCGCTGCGCGGCGAGATCGAGAAGCCGAAAAAGGCGCGCGGTGGCAAGGCCGCGTCGTAACCCGTTCCAACTGAATTGCGTTGGCGGGCAACTGGACGGACAGGCCTCGCGTTGCGATCGCAAGGCTTCGTCCGGAAGACCTGTCATGCAAACGGCCGATGATCCCACGGCCGCACTGAGACGTCATAGACCCATCCTCCATCGTCCTGCCGGAGAAACGCCGTGGCCCACCCTGCCTTGTCGCCCGACCACACCGCCGTCGTCACCGGAGGCGCCTCCGGCATCGGCCTCGCCGCGGCGCTGCGCTTCGCCGATCTCGGCATGAACGTCTGCGTCGCCGATGCCGACGAGGCGCGGCTGCGCGAGACGCGGGCGCGGCTCACCGCCGTGGCCAAGGGCGGCGAGGCCGCGATCATGACCGTCAAGGTCGATGTCAGCCGGCGCAACGATGTGATCGATCTCGAACAAGCGGTGCGGACCCGCTTCGGCGCGGTCGACGTGCTGATGAACAATGCCGGCATCCAGCCGGGCAGCAGGATGCTCGCCGACGACAACTGGCAGCGTATTCTCGGCGTCAACCTGTGGGGCATCATTCACGGCTCGCAGGTGTTCGCGCCCAACATGATCGCGCAAGGACGGCCGGCGCTGATCATCAACACCGGCTCCAAGCAGGGCATCACGACGCCGCCCGGCGATCCCGCCTATAATGTCTCCAAAGCCGGGGTGAAGGCGTTCACCGAGGCGCTGCAGCACGAGTTGCGCAACATGGCCGACTGCAAGGTGACGGCGCATCTGTTCATCCCGGGCTTCGTGTTCACGCCGCTGACCGCCAACGGCCGGCTCGAGAAGCCCGCCGCGGCGTGGACGCCCGAGCAGACGGTCGACTTCATGCTGGAGCGCGTTCAGGCCGGCGACTTCTACGTGCTGTGCCCGGACAACGACGTGCCGCGCGCGCTCGACGAGCGGCGCATCCTGTGGGCGGCCGGCGACATCGTCGAGAACCGGCCGCCGCTGTCGCGCTGGCATGCCGACCATGCCGAGGCGTTCGCCGCCTTTGTAAAGAAATCGCCATGATCCTGCCACGTCGGGGCGGCGGCGTGTCGTAGCCGGCGCGTCCCGCCGCGGGGTCCCCGACGCGTCGGATCGTCGCAAGGGGCGGGGACGGTTGCAAAGCCTCCGTCGCGCCCGATCGAATCGGCGCGATGGAAACGTTTGTAGTTTGCGCATTTCCCACTCACGCTGCGTCGCGCGGAGCCCTACGCGCAGAGCAACGTCAAGCTCCGCGATGTCGCAGCAAGGGCGCTGCGCAGGCCGGCACGCCGCACGGCAATCTGACGCAGACGCATTTCACAAACCGTGCGCGAAGCAGCCACGAAGACATCGGCAGATGGCGGCATCACACGCCCCCGATCGGCCACGACCTCCCGAGCGTCGGCCGATTCGCGATGCGGCGTAGCTCAGGGGAGTCCGTCGGACATGACGCGCCATCACCGTCACCATCACGACAATCACCAGAACGATCACCACCACAATCATCACGACCATCATCACCACGCGCATCATCACAATCATCATTGCCAGCCGCAGCCTCCCGCTCCGCCGCCCCCTCCTACTCCGCCAACACCGACGCCGCAGCCGCCCGCGCTCGGCTTTGCCGATCTCGGCGTCGTGTTCAACGACGCCACGCGCTTCCTCGAGGGCGGGCTGTGGCGCAATGCCGTCGAGGAAGGCGGGCAAGGGCTCGGCAGCGTCTTCAACTACACCGGCGATCTCACCGTGGTGCAGGACGGCCTCAAGGCGGCCATTGCCGCCGGCCAGTTCAGTGGCCAGACGCTCGCCAACGTCAACACCATTCTCGCCGACATCACCGTGGCAATCGACGCCGCCACGGCGTCGGTGAACGGCGGCGGCCGCTTCGGCAGCATCGCCGCGGCGGAGACCGCGCTGCGCAGCGCCCATCTCGACATCCTCGACATCGTCGGCAGGGACGCGAACCTTTCAGGCCAAGCGACCAATGCCGACGGCGTCACCGGCTTCCTGCAGGTGCCGGCGCTGCTGCCCGAGGGCGTGACGGCAGCGAATGCGGCCAAGGGCACGCTGGCCGAACTCGGCCTGATCTTCAACGATGCCGCCAACCGCCTGCTCGGCGGCGTCAATGCTGGCAATGTCGACATCATCCAGGACGACGTCGATGCGTTGATCGCGGGCCTCAATGCGCTCGTCGCCGCCAACCCGCTGCAGTTCGGCGGCCTGACTGGCGTGCACGCGCTCGCGATCATCGACCAGCTCGCGCTCGTCAACACCCACATCAACGGCGCGGCGGGGAATGTCGACATCGGCCGCGCGCTCAACGATGACTTCCTCGACATCATCGACATCGTCGCCGGCGACACCAACCTCGCCAACATGGCGCAGCAGAACGGCCTCAACGGCTGGTCGCAGTTCGGCGACTTCCTCAATCCGACTCCGGCCTATCAGGACAACCAGGCGCAGACCGAGTTCTGGGCCACGTTCATCGCGCAGTCCAACGCGCTCGGCAAGGCGGCGATCGCGGCCGTCAAGTCGGGCGATGCCGCTGCGATGGCGCAGGTCACCGCCGACCTGATGACCTTCAAGAAGGACGTCACCGATTTCGACGCGGCGCAGGGCGGCATCTTCCAGGCCCGCTTCGACAACGAGCTGCTCGGCGACCAGAGCACGCTCGGCGCCGAGATCGCAAAAATCCTCGAGGGCTTCCAGACCGGCAACAAGGCGCTGGTCGCGGCCGCCGCCGACCAGATGCACCAGAACGCGGCCGATGTCGGCGGCAACAACATCCCGGTCAATGGCGGCGCCTACAATGTCGACGGCACCACGGCCGCCCAGGTGCTGGCGACCACCGGCGGCGGCGCCGATGCCGCCGCGCTGCTGGCGGCGATCACCGCAGCGCCGGGCACGAACGTGATCATGCTGGCGGGGGCGATGCCGTCATCCCATGCCAGCGCCGGGCCGGCGATGGCGGCAATGGAGGCGCCACAGCTCGACATGTCGCAGATCGAGATGTCGCAACAGCATGCCCACCATCACATGTGGGCCTGATCACGAGCTACTCAGGCGCCTGCAGCAACAGGCGCCTGACGAGTGCGAGCGCGGTCTCGGTGGCCGGGTCGGCCGAGATCACGGAGACCGCGAGCACGATCAGATCGACCGGCTCGTGCGACAGAACGACCACATGCGTGGCGTGGCGCGCCTTCATCAGCGCCACCATGCGTTCGACCGCGGGATCGGTCGCAGCCAGCCCCCACGGCGCATCGGCCCGGCGCAGCACGCGCCGTGACGCGAGAAACTCGCGCAGCAGCGGCGGATCATAGGCGGCGAGCTCAGCCTCGCGATAGCGGCGCGCGCTCTCGAAGATCGGCTGCCGCGTGAGCTCGGCAATCAGCTCGTCGCGCGTTGTCGCGGTCGAGGCGCCGATCGAATCCAGCACGCCTGGCTCGCGCGCGTCCAGCACCGCCCGCAACGCATCCGTCATCAGCCCGATCGTGAGCACGCCGGCGACGGTCACCGCGCAGAAGCGCATCAATTGCGCCGCATCGACGTCGCGCGACAGCGCGGCGGCGGCACCGCCGAGCAGGGCCGCACCGGTGATCCGCAACACTGTCAGCAGCACTCCCTGGCGCTGCGCTTCCGCGCTCGCTCCGGCAATGAGGATCGCGGTGACCGCGAGCAGCGCGCCCAATGCGCCGAGCCGCACCGGCATGTCCGGCGCCAGCACGCGGAAATCGGTGATGATGAAGGGAATGACAATGATCGCGCCGAAGGCGACGCGATCGATGGCGCGATTCTCCCAGGCGAGCAGGCTCGTCCGGTCACGGCGCAGCAGCAGCAGCGCGCAGACCGCAAAGCCGGCGAGCTGAAACGCCGACAGCACCACGGTATGAAGGTTCTCGAACTCGACCGGACCGAGCGCACCGGCGAGCGCGAGAACCACGCCGCCGCCGAGCGCTGCAGCCTTCAGCCGGCGCCGCGCATGCCGACGCAACAGGCCCTCGGTGACGATCAGCGCACCGAGCGGGATCAGCGCTGCCGGAATCAGCGAGATGCGATCGAGTGTGGTGTTGTCGGTCCACCAGGCCACGCCGCGCAGCAGGAACAGCGCCGCGACCAGTCCGAGCATGACCACGAGCCGCGCCGTCAGCGGTCCCCTCGGGTCGCGTCGGTGCAGCATCGCGGCGGCAACCGCGAGGCCGATGGCGCCGCACAGATTGACGAGCGAGTCGGCAACCACGCTCGGCATCATGGCGCGACCTCGCCGGACGGCAGGCGCGGACGCAAGGTGCCGAAGCTGCGCTTGTCGTCGAGCCAATGCACCAGCGGCAGGATCATCCGCTGCAGCGCCAGCATGGCGGATGCCGCGAGCAGCGCCGGCAGCGAGCCGGAGGGAATTTCGCGCAGCAGATAGCGGCGGGCGGCGGCGAGATCGATGCGGCCGAGCTGCAGCAGATCGTCGCCCCTGACATAGTTGAGCTCGCGGGCGCAGAAGCCGTTGTAGATGTCGTCGCGATGCTTTGGCGCGTCGTCATACGTCTTCTTCAGCGCGTCAGAGCCGCCGGTATAGGCATTGGTGATGACGAAGCTGTTCTCGTCGAAGCCGGCCTCGTCGCCGACGCCGAACACCGCCCGATGCGCCCGCATGATGCCACGTGCGAGCTGCAGATGATCAAAGCTCTGCCGCGCCTGCGGCAGCGGCGACGGATAGACGTCGGAGAAGGTCTCGCAGACCATGCCGGCCACCGCGGGCACCTGCGTGACGTTGGAGATCCATTTCGGCCGCAGGCCGTCGCGGATGAACAGCAGCAGGGTGGTCAGGCCGTAGAGCACGCCGGAGAGACCCTTGCCGCGCGCCTCCGGATCGACCATCACCAGCCCGAGATGGATCACCTGCTGCGTCTCGCCGTCGCGCGCGACCTGCATCACCGCGAGCGCATTGAAGGCGATCGGCCGGCCGCTCGCTTCCTCGGACACCAGCGTGATGATGGCGCGGGCGAGCGCCTCGCGCTGACCGGAGAAGATGCCATAGGTGAGATCGCCGGCGGGCAGCGTCCTGCCGGCAATGGTGCGGAGATCGGCGACGAGCGCGGCGAGCGCCGCATCGTCCAACGTCGTACCCGGGCTCTCGACGATGCGCGTGCGCAACTCCGCATGGGTGCGCAGCGACAGGTCCATCGCCTCCTGCCCCAGCGCTTTCAGCCAGAAGCCGACATTGTCCCTGATACGCCCGGCCACCGCGACGATGTTCATGCCTCAACCTAACACGGCGTGATCCGAACGGCGCAGCCGGGATCATGGCCTGCCCTGGTCGATCTATACTTTGGTGCTGTTAATTCACGATAACGAG
Protein-coding sequences here:
- a CDS encoding winged helix-turn-helix domain-containing protein, whose translation is MPKPSALPSLSLRIDLDDGSRIGPGKIALLENIDRHGSISAAGRAMDMSYKRAWDLVDEINRVCRQPVVARQTGGKNGGGAALTPFGALLVERYRRIERDAANAVKKDLAALRGEIEKPKKARGGKAAS
- a CDS encoding SDR family NAD(P)-dependent oxidoreductase; this encodes MAHPALSPDHTAVVTGGASGIGLAAALRFADLGMNVCVADADEARLRETRARLTAVAKGGEAAIMTVKVDVSRRNDVIDLEQAVRTRFGAVDVLMNNAGIQPGSRMLADDNWQRILGVNLWGIIHGSQVFAPNMIAQGRPALIINTGSKQGITTPPGDPAYNVSKAGVKAFTEALQHELRNMADCKVTAHLFIPGFVFTPLTANGRLEKPAAAWTPEQTVDFMLERVQAGDFYVLCPDNDVPRALDERRILWAAGDIVENRPPLSRWHADHAEAFAAFVKKSP